A genomic segment from bacterium encodes:
- a CDS encoding FAD:protein FMN transferase yields the protein MMGTLADVVAYPESETARQASVGGFGRMDEVEGLAHRQRVDAPASLKGELAAILGTGLEVSRASSGAFDPTLGEVIALWGFDSEKPHLPEPDDLSDALGRAGYRRLDPAVPGSVSPFGNSPPIWLDLGGVAKGYAVDEAVKSLRGRGVSGGIVNAGGDLRTFGSKPGGKPWKIGVQDPDHPQELAGVLTLREAAVATSGDYQRYFEEGGVRYHHILDPATGYPARSGLRGTTVIAPDCALADALATAAFVLGPEKGLKLLEEWDGVEGVLITDGGEILTTSGIGKSIPFEKR from the coding sequence GCGGACGTCGTCGCTTACCCGGAAAGCGAAACCGCCCGGCAAGCCTCGGTCGGCGGCTTCGGGAGGATGGACGAGGTCGAGGGGTTGGCCCACAGGCAGCGGGTGGATGCTCCTGCTTCACTGAAAGGTGAGCTGGCTGCCATCCTCGGCACCGGTCTTGAGGTCAGCAGGGCCTCTTCGGGGGCTTTCGATCCGACCCTCGGGGAAGTCATCGCGCTCTGGGGCTTCGACTCCGAAAAGCCCCATCTTCCGGAACCGGATGATCTGTCGGATGCCCTGGGACGGGCGGGTTATCGAAGGCTCGACCCCGCGGTCCCTGGTTCCGTTTCTCCTTTTGGAAACAGCCCTCCCATCTGGCTCGATCTGGGAGGCGTGGCCAAGGGGTACGCGGTGGACGAGGCCGTGAAATCGCTTCGGGGAAGGGGGGTGAGCGGCGGTATCGTCAACGCCGGGGGCGATCTGAGAACCTTCGGGTCCAAACCTGGCGGGAAGCCCTGGAAGATCGGTGTCCAGGACCCTGACCATCCCCAGGAGCTTGCCGGGGTCCTGACCCTTCGGGAGGCGGCCGTGGCGACCTCAGGTGATTACCAGCGGTATTTCGAGGAAGGGGGAGTGCGTTACCACCACATCCTGGATCCGGCCACAGGATACCCTGCCCGCTCCGGGCTGAGAGGAACCACGGTGATCGCGCCGGACTGCGCCCTGGCCGACGCCTTGGCCACGGCGGCCTTTGTCCTGGGCCCGGAAAAGGGCCTGAAGCTGCTGGAGGAGTGGGACGGGGTCGAAGGGGTGCTGATCACTGACGGCGGGGAGATCCTGACCACCTCGGGAATAGGAAAGAGCATTCCCTTTGAAAAGCGGTAG
- a CDS encoding NusG domain II-containing protein, whose product MRSEINTRPKFMDAMLFVALVTLTAFAPRLLPAGSAGSTLTVRTTGGVVTVSLAKDAVHPVDGPLGQARLVVADGRAHLQNAPCPLKICEGMGPVGMAGEVIVCLPNRIAVRVDGKGEVDAVSR is encoded by the coding sequence ATGAGATCTGAGATAAACACGCGCCCCAAATTCATGGACGCTATGTTATTCGTTGCCCTGGTCACGCTGACGGCGTTCGCGCCGCGGCTGCTTCCGGCAGGATCGGCAGGTAGCACCCTCACGGTGAGGACCACCGGGGGTGTCGTCACGGTCAGTCTGGCCAAAGATGCCGTTCATCCTGTCGACGGACCACTGGGCCAGGCGCGGCTTGTTGTTGCCGATGGTCGGGCCCACCTTCAGAACGCGCCGTGTCCCCTGAAAATATGCGAAGGGATGGGGCCTGTGGGAATGGCGGGTGAGGTTATCGTCTGCCTGCCCAACCGGATCGCGGTCAGGGTGGACGGAAAGGGGGAGGTCGATGCGGTCTCCCGTTAA